One region of Parambassis ranga chromosome 21, fParRan2.1, whole genome shotgun sequence genomic DNA includes:
- the LOC114453854 gene encoding disco-interacting protein 2 homolog A isoform X3, with translation MAERTSTGLLTMMLEPTPAVAMTLPAEVREKLAELELELSEGDITQKGYEKKRSKLLAPYIPQIQGVDPSLQIDNRIQASSQAVIPSSKHNKSRAANTRDERFRSDLHTEAVQAALAKYKERKMPMPSKRRSVLVQSSVEACTPPDTSSASEDEGSLRRQGRLATSTPYQGHGHSHPAVEHWFNRVIQGSSTSSSASSTSSHPGGRSVTTTNTTAHAALNVNAAATALADLMAHTQLDNHSAPPDVTGLSERSSLHAERPQVASVRGVSRSYNHHTSVMETADGVPVNSRVSNKIQQLLNTLKRPKRPPLREFFVDDFEELLDVQQSDPNQPKPEGQQMSPLEGEPLGVVTNWPPSLPAALQRWGTTQPKSPCLTALDNAGKPVYTLTYGKLWTRSQKLAYTLLNKLSTRNEPLLMPGDRVALVFPNNDPVMFMVAFYGCLLAELVPVPIEVPLTRKDAGSQQIGFLLGSCGVTLALTTDACQKGLPKAQTGEVATFKGWPRLLWFVTDGKHVVKPPKDWHPPIREASNDIAYIEYKTSKEGSTMGITVSHSAMLAHCHALTQACDYTEAETITNVLDFKREAGLWHGVLTSVMNRMHVISIPYSLMKVNPLSWIQKVHTYKARVAVVKSRDMHWSLLAQRDQRDISLSSLRMLIVADGANPWSISSCDAFLNVFQARGLRPEVICPCASSSEAMTVAIRRPPEMGVPPPGKAVLSMGGLSHSVIRVDTEEKLSVLTVQDVGQVMPGALVCVVRVEGTPYLCQTDEVGEICVSSGSTGVAYYGLPGMTKNIFETIPVTSSGVPISDRPFTRTSLLGFVGPDSLVFIVGKMDGLMVVSGRRHNADDVVATALAVEPMKFVYRGRIAVFSVSVLHDERIVVVAEQRPDASEEDSFQWMSRVLQAIDSIHQVGVYCLALVPANTLPKAPLGGIHISETKQRFLEGALHPCNVLMCPHTCVTNLPKPRQKQPEVGPASMIVGNLVAGKRIAQACGRDMAQLEDNDQARKFLYLQDVLQWRAQATPDHPLFLVLNSKGTVASTASCLQLHKRAERVAAALMGRLNTGDHVALVYPPGIDLIATFYGCLYAGCVPVTVRPPHPQNLATTLPTVKMIVEVSKSVCILTTQAITKLLKSKEAAAAVDIKSWPTVLDTDDLPRKKSPQMYKPPTPEMLAYLDFSVSTTGILAGVKMSHAATSALCRSIKLQCELYPSRQIAICLDPYCGLGFALWCLCSVYSGHQSILVPPLELESNASLWLTAVSQYKVRVTFCSYSVMEMCTKGLGSQTEALRLRNVNLSCVRTCMVVAEERPRISLTQSFSKIFKDLGLSPRAVSTTFGCRVNVAICLQGTAGPDPTTVYVDMRALRHDRVRLVERGSPHSLPLMESGKILPGVKVIIANTETKGPLGDSHLGEIWVSSPHNATGYYTVYGEEALHADHFNTKLSFGDTQTVWARTGYLGFLRRTELTDASGERHDALYVVGSLDETLELRGMRYHPIDIETSVIRSHKSIAECAVFTWTNLLVVVVELEGSEQEALDLVALVTNVVLEEHYLIVGVVVVVDPGVIPINSRGEKQRMHLRDGFLADQLDPIYVAYNM, from the exons GGGACATCACTCAGAAAGGCTatgagaagaaaagaagcaagCTGTTGGCACCGTACATCCCACAGATACaag GTGTAGATCCATCTCTGCAAATTGACAACAGGATCCAGGCTTCCTCCCAAGCTGTGATTCCAAGTTCCAAACACAACAAGTCCCGGGCTGCCAACACCCGGGATGAACGCTTCAGATCTG ATCTGCACACAGAAGCCGTCCAAGCAGCTTTGGCAAAGTACAAAGAGAGGAAGATGCCCATGCCCTCTAAGAGACGATCTGTACTAGTTCAGTCTTCTGTCGAGGCATGCACCCCACCAG ACACTTCCTCAGCATCAGAAGACGAGGGCTCGCTGCGCCGGCAGGGACGTCTGGCCACCTCGACGCCCTACCAGGGCCACGGCCACAGCCACCCTGCTGTTGAGCACTGGTTTAACCGTGTAATCCAGGGTTCGTCCACCTCATCCTCCGCGTCATCCACCTCATCCCATCCGGGAGGGAGATCcgtcaccaccaccaacaccacagCTCACGCAGCCCTCAACGTCAACGCTGCAGCTACCGCACTGGCTGACCTCATGGCACACACCCAGCTAG ATAACCACTCAGCGCCCCCTGACGTGACGGGGCTGTCGGAGCGCTCCTCGCTTCATGCGGAGCGGCCCCAGGTGGCCTCGGTGCGAGGCGTTTCCCGCAGCTACAACCACCACACCAGCGTCATGGAGACCGCAGATG GTGTTCCAGTCAATAGTCGTGTCTCCAACAaaatccagcagctgctcaacACACTAAAGAGACCAAAGCGTCCGCCGTTGCGCGAGTTCTTTGTTGATGACTTTGAGGAGCTCTTGGATG TCCAGCAGTCAGATCCCAACCAGCCAAAGCCAGAAGGCCAGCAGATGAGTCCCCTGGAAGGAGAGCCTCTTGGGGTGGTCACCAACTGGCCTCCATCCTTGCCAGCAGCCTTACAAAGGTGGGGCACCACTCAGCCCAAGAGCCCCTGTCTGACAGCACTCGACAATGCTGGCAAGCCTGTCTACACTCTCACCTATG GTAAACTATGGACACGCAGTCAGAAACTGGCCTACACACTCCTTAACAAGCTGAGCACCAGAAACGAGCCTTTGCTTATGCCTGGAGACAGA GTTGCACTTGTTTTCCCCAACAATGACCCAGTGATGTTCATGGTGGCCTTCTATGGCTGTCTCCTGGCAGAGCTGGTACCTGTGCCTATTGAAGTGCCACTGACCAGAAAG GATGCAGGAAGTCAACAGATTGGGTTTCTGTTGGGCAGCTGCGGCGTCACGCTGGCACTGACCACTGACGCTTGTCAGAAAGGCCTGCCCAAAGCACAAACAGGAGAGGTGGCCACTTTCAAAG gctgGCCGCGGTTGCTGTGGTTTGTGACAGATGGAAAACACGTTGTGAAGCCTCCAAAAGACTGGCATCCTCCAATACGGGAAGCTAGCAATGACATTGCCTATATAGAA tataaAACCAGCAAAGAAGGAAGCACCATGGGGATCACAGTGTCCCATTCAGCCATGCTGGCTCACTGCCATGCCCTCACACAGGCTTGTGACTATACTGAAG CTGAGACTATAACCAACGTCCTGGACTTCAAGCGAGAAGCAGGGTTATGGCACGGTGTTCTCACT AGTGTCATGAATCGGATGCACGTGATCAGCATTCCCTACTCCCTGATGAAAGTCAACCCCCTGTCCTGGATACAGAAGGTGCACACATACAAAG CTCGGGTAGCGGTGGTGAAATCAAGGGACATGCACTGGTCTCTGCTGGCCCAGAGAGACCAGAGAGACATCAGCCTGAGCTCACTGCGCATGCTGATTGTAGCTGATGGAGCAAATCCAT GGTCAATATCCTCCTGCGATGCTTTCCTCAACGTGTTTCAGGCACGTGGGCTGCGACCTGAGGTGATCTGTCCATGTGCAAGTTCTTCAGAAGCCATGACTGTCGCCATCCGCAG GCCTCCAGAAATGGGTGTTCCTCCTCCAGGGAAGGCAGTGCTGTCTATGGGTGGGCTGAGTCATAGTGTGATCCGTGTGGACACGGAGGAGAAACTATCTGTCCTCACAGTGCAGGATGTAGGACAGGTCATGCCTGGAG CTCTGGTTTGTGTGGTGAGAGTTGAAGGGACGCCGTATCTCTGTCAGACAGATGAGGTCGGAGAAATATGTGTGAGCTCAGGTAGCACTGGTGTAGCTTACTATGGCCTCCCAGGCATGACCAAGAACATCTTTGAG ACTATCCCAGTAACATCGTCCGGGGTTCCCATCAGTGACCGACCTTTCACCAGAACCTCACTGCTGGGCTTTGTGGGACCA gacagtcttgTGTTTATTGTGGGGAAGATGGATGGACTGATGGTCGTCAGCGGGCGGAGACATAATGCTGATGATGTGGTTGCAACAGCATTGGCTGTAGAGCCCATGAAGTTTGTGTACAGAGGAAG GATAGCAGTGTTTTCTGTGTCCGTGCTGCATGATGAGCGGATTGTTGTAGTGGCAGAGCAGAGGCCAGATGCCTCAGAGGAAGACAGCTTCCAGTGGATGAGCCGTGTCCTGCAG GCCATAGACAGCATCCACCAGGTTGGGGTGTATTGTTTGGCTCTGGTGCCTGCCAACACACTTCCTAAGGCTCCTTTGGGCGGCATCCATATATCTGAAACCAAACAGCGCTTCCTGGAGGGTGCCTTGCATCCCTGCAATGTCCTCATGTGCCCTCACACATGTGTCACCAATCTGCCCAAGCCAAGACAAAAACAGCCTG AGGTTGGCCCCGCTTCTATGATAGTGGGAAACCTGGTGGCAGGCAAGAGGATAGCACAGGCCTGCGGCAGAGACATGGCACAACTAGAGGACAATGACCAGGCACGTAAG TTCCTCTACTTACAAGATGTACTACAGTGGAGAGCTCAGGCCACTCCAGACCATCCTCTGTTTCTCGTTCTCAATTCAAAG GGCACAGTGGCTAGCACAGCTTCCTGTCTACAGCTGCACAAGCGAGCAGAGCGGGTGGCAGCAGCGCTGATGGGACGGCTAAACACTGGAGACCATGTAGCACTTGTCTACCCACCAG GAATCGACCTGATCGCCACTTTCTACGGCTGCCTGTATGCTGGCTGTGTGCCCGTCACCGTCAGACCCCCACACCCACAGAATCTGGCTACCACCCTGCCCACTGTCAAAATGATTGTTGAG GTCAGTAAGTCAGTGTGCATCCTGACAACCCAAGCAATAACAAAGCTGCTGAAATCCAAAGAGGCTGCCGCTGCTGTGGACATCAAGAGCTGGCCCACAGTGCTGGACACAG ATGACCTTCCCAGGAAGAAGAGCCCTCAGATGTACAAGCCCCCGACCCCAGAAATGTTAGCCTACCTGGACTTCAGTGTGTCCACAACAGGCATCCTAGCAGGGGTCAAA ATGTCTCATGCAGCCACCAGTGCCTTGTGTCGCTCTATTAAACTGCAGTGTGAGCTGTACCCTTCTAGGCAGATCGCCATCTGTTTGGACCCTTACTGCGGCCTAGGATTTGctctctggtgtctctgcag CGTGTACTCTGGCCACCAGTCGATCCTGGTCCCTCCTCTGGAGTTGGAGAGCAATGCATCTCTCTGGCTTACTGCAGTCAGTCAGTACAAAGTTCGCGTCACCTTCTGCTCCTATTCGGTTATGGAAATGTGCACCAAGGGCCTTGGTTCACAGACAGAAGCACTGCGG CTGCGAAACGTGAACCTGTCTTGTGTTCGTACGTGCATGGTGGTAGCAGAGGAACGGCCACGCATTTCCCTCACTCAGTCTTTCTCAAAGATCTTCAAAGACCTGGGGCTTTCTCCACGAGCTGTCAGCACAACCTTTGGCTGCAGAGTCAATGTAGCGATCTGTTTGCAG ggCACGGCGGGACCGGACCCCACAACTGTGTATGTGGACATGAGAGCTCTACGGCACGACAG GGTTCGCCTTGTTGAGAGAGGGTCACCGCACAGCCTGCCACTGATGGAGTCTGGGAAG ATCCTCCCTGGAGTTAAAGTGATCATTGCCAACACAGAGACTAAAGGACCACTGGGAGACTCTCACCTTGGAGAG ATCTGGGTGAGCAGCCCTCACAATGCCACAGGCTACTACACAGTGTATGGGGAGGAAGCGCTGCATGCTGACCACTTCAACACCAAGTTAAGCTTCGGGGACACACAGACTGTCTGGGCAAGGACAGGCTACCTGGGCTTCCTGCGGCGGACTGAGCTGACCGATGCCAGCGGAG AGCGCCATGATGCCCTCTATGTGGTGGGCTCTCTCGATGAGACTCTGGAGCTGAGGGGGATGAGGTATCACCCAATTGACATTGAGACCTCTGTGATCCGTTCCCACAAGAGCATAGCTGAATG TGCGGTGTTCACATGGACCAACCTCCTCGTGGTGGTAGTGGAGCTTGAGGGTTCGGAGCAGGAGGCTCTGGACCTGGTGGCCCTGGTCACCAATGTGGTACTGGAGGAGCACTACCTCATTGTAggggtggtagtggtggtggacCCCGGCGTCATCCCCATCAACTCCCGAGGGGAAAAGCAGCGTATGCACCTCAGAGATGGATTCCTGGCTGACCAGCTGGACCCCATATATGTGGCTTACAACATGTGA
- the LOC114453854 gene encoding disco-interacting protein 2 homolog A isoform X5, with product MAERTSTGLLTMMLEPTPAVAMTLPAEVREKLAELELELSEGDITQKGYEKKRSKLLAPYIPQIQGVDPSLQIDNRIQASSQAVIPSSKHNKSRAANTRDERFRSDLHTEAVQAALAKYKERKMPMPSKRRSVLVQSSVEACTPPDTSSASEDEGSLRRQGRLATSTPYQGHGHSHPAVEHWFNRVIQGSSTSSSASSTSSHPGGRSVTTTNTTAHAALNVNAAATALADLMAHTQLDNHSAPPDVTGLSERSSLHAERPQVASVRGVSRSYNHHTSVMETADGVPVNSRVSNKIQQLLNTLKRPKRPPLREFFVDDFEELLDVQQSDPNQPKPEGQQMSPLEGEPLGVVTNWPPSLPAALQRWGTTQPKSPCLTALDNAGKPVYTLTYGKLWTRSQKLAYTLLNKLSTRNEPLLMPGDRVALVFPNNDPVMFMVAFYGCLLAELVPVPIEVPLTRKDAGSQQIGFLLGSCGVTLALTTDACQKGLPKAQTGEVATFKGWPRLLWFVTDGKHVVKPPKDWHPPIREASNDIAYIEYKTSKEGSTMGITVSHSAMLAHCHALTQACDYTEAETITNVLDFKREAGLWHGVLTSVMNRMHVISIPYSLMKVNPLSWIQKVHTYKARVAVVKSRDMHWSLLAQRDQRDISLSSLRMLIVADGANPWSISSCDAFLNVFQARGLRPEVICPCASSSEAMTVAIRRPPEMGVPPPGKAVLSMGGLSHSVIRVDTEEKLSVLTVQDVGQVMPGALVCVVRVEGTPYLCQTDEVGEICVSSGSTGVAYYGLPGMTKNIFETIPVTSSGVPISDRPFTRTSLLGFVGPDSLVFIVGKMDGLMVVSGRRHNADDVVATALAVEPMKFVYRGRIAVFSVSVLHDERIVVVAEQRPDASEEDSFQWMSRVLQAIDSIHQVGVYCLALVPANTLPKAPLGGIHISETKQRFLEGALHPCNVLMCPHTCVTNLPKPRQKQPEVGPASMIVGNLVAGKRIAQACGRDMAQLEDNDQFLYLQDVLQWRAQATPDHPLFLVLNSKGTVASTASCLQLHKRAERVAAALMGRLNTGDHVALVYPPGIDLIATFYGCLYAGCVPVTVRPPHPQNLATTLPTVKMIVEVSKSVCILTTQAITKLLKSKEAAAAVDIKSWPTVLDTDDLPRKKSPQMYKPPTPEMLAYLDFSVSTTGILAGVKMSHAATSALCRSIKLQCELYPSRQIAICLDPYCGLGFALWCLCSVYSGHQSILVPPLELESNASLWLTAVSQYKVRVTFCSYSVMEMCTKGLGSQTEALRLRNVNLSCVRTCMVVAEERPRISLTQSFSKIFKDLGLSPRAVSTTFGCRVNVAICLQPNRLGKLAEQGTAGPDPTTVYVDMRALRHDRVRLVERGSPHSLPLMESGKILPGVKVIIANTETKGPLGDSHLGEIWVSSPHNATGYYTVYGEEALHADHFNTKLSFGDTQTVWARTGYLGFLRRTELTDASGERHDALYVVGSLDETLELRGMRYHPIDIETSVIRSHKSIAECAVFTWTNLLVVVVELEGSEQEALDLVALVTNVVLEEHYLIVGVVVVVDPGVIPINSRGEKQRMHLRDGFLADQLDPIYVAYNM from the exons GGGACATCACTCAGAAAGGCTatgagaagaaaagaagcaagCTGTTGGCACCGTACATCCCACAGATACaag GTGTAGATCCATCTCTGCAAATTGACAACAGGATCCAGGCTTCCTCCCAAGCTGTGATTCCAAGTTCCAAACACAACAAGTCCCGGGCTGCCAACACCCGGGATGAACGCTTCAGATCTG ATCTGCACACAGAAGCCGTCCAAGCAGCTTTGGCAAAGTACAAAGAGAGGAAGATGCCCATGCCCTCTAAGAGACGATCTGTACTAGTTCAGTCTTCTGTCGAGGCATGCACCCCACCAG ACACTTCCTCAGCATCAGAAGACGAGGGCTCGCTGCGCCGGCAGGGACGTCTGGCCACCTCGACGCCCTACCAGGGCCACGGCCACAGCCACCCTGCTGTTGAGCACTGGTTTAACCGTGTAATCCAGGGTTCGTCCACCTCATCCTCCGCGTCATCCACCTCATCCCATCCGGGAGGGAGATCcgtcaccaccaccaacaccacagCTCACGCAGCCCTCAACGTCAACGCTGCAGCTACCGCACTGGCTGACCTCATGGCACACACCCAGCTAG ATAACCACTCAGCGCCCCCTGACGTGACGGGGCTGTCGGAGCGCTCCTCGCTTCATGCGGAGCGGCCCCAGGTGGCCTCGGTGCGAGGCGTTTCCCGCAGCTACAACCACCACACCAGCGTCATGGAGACCGCAGATG GTGTTCCAGTCAATAGTCGTGTCTCCAACAaaatccagcagctgctcaacACACTAAAGAGACCAAAGCGTCCGCCGTTGCGCGAGTTCTTTGTTGATGACTTTGAGGAGCTCTTGGATG TCCAGCAGTCAGATCCCAACCAGCCAAAGCCAGAAGGCCAGCAGATGAGTCCCCTGGAAGGAGAGCCTCTTGGGGTGGTCACCAACTGGCCTCCATCCTTGCCAGCAGCCTTACAAAGGTGGGGCACCACTCAGCCCAAGAGCCCCTGTCTGACAGCACTCGACAATGCTGGCAAGCCTGTCTACACTCTCACCTATG GTAAACTATGGACACGCAGTCAGAAACTGGCCTACACACTCCTTAACAAGCTGAGCACCAGAAACGAGCCTTTGCTTATGCCTGGAGACAGA GTTGCACTTGTTTTCCCCAACAATGACCCAGTGATGTTCATGGTGGCCTTCTATGGCTGTCTCCTGGCAGAGCTGGTACCTGTGCCTATTGAAGTGCCACTGACCAGAAAG GATGCAGGAAGTCAACAGATTGGGTTTCTGTTGGGCAGCTGCGGCGTCACGCTGGCACTGACCACTGACGCTTGTCAGAAAGGCCTGCCCAAAGCACAAACAGGAGAGGTGGCCACTTTCAAAG gctgGCCGCGGTTGCTGTGGTTTGTGACAGATGGAAAACACGTTGTGAAGCCTCCAAAAGACTGGCATCCTCCAATACGGGAAGCTAGCAATGACATTGCCTATATAGAA tataaAACCAGCAAAGAAGGAAGCACCATGGGGATCACAGTGTCCCATTCAGCCATGCTGGCTCACTGCCATGCCCTCACACAGGCTTGTGACTATACTGAAG CTGAGACTATAACCAACGTCCTGGACTTCAAGCGAGAAGCAGGGTTATGGCACGGTGTTCTCACT AGTGTCATGAATCGGATGCACGTGATCAGCATTCCCTACTCCCTGATGAAAGTCAACCCCCTGTCCTGGATACAGAAGGTGCACACATACAAAG CTCGGGTAGCGGTGGTGAAATCAAGGGACATGCACTGGTCTCTGCTGGCCCAGAGAGACCAGAGAGACATCAGCCTGAGCTCACTGCGCATGCTGATTGTAGCTGATGGAGCAAATCCAT GGTCAATATCCTCCTGCGATGCTTTCCTCAACGTGTTTCAGGCACGTGGGCTGCGACCTGAGGTGATCTGTCCATGTGCAAGTTCTTCAGAAGCCATGACTGTCGCCATCCGCAG GCCTCCAGAAATGGGTGTTCCTCCTCCAGGGAAGGCAGTGCTGTCTATGGGTGGGCTGAGTCATAGTGTGATCCGTGTGGACACGGAGGAGAAACTATCTGTCCTCACAGTGCAGGATGTAGGACAGGTCATGCCTGGAG CTCTGGTTTGTGTGGTGAGAGTTGAAGGGACGCCGTATCTCTGTCAGACAGATGAGGTCGGAGAAATATGTGTGAGCTCAGGTAGCACTGGTGTAGCTTACTATGGCCTCCCAGGCATGACCAAGAACATCTTTGAG ACTATCCCAGTAACATCGTCCGGGGTTCCCATCAGTGACCGACCTTTCACCAGAACCTCACTGCTGGGCTTTGTGGGACCA gacagtcttgTGTTTATTGTGGGGAAGATGGATGGACTGATGGTCGTCAGCGGGCGGAGACATAATGCTGATGATGTGGTTGCAACAGCATTGGCTGTAGAGCCCATGAAGTTTGTGTACAGAGGAAG GATAGCAGTGTTTTCTGTGTCCGTGCTGCATGATGAGCGGATTGTTGTAGTGGCAGAGCAGAGGCCAGATGCCTCAGAGGAAGACAGCTTCCAGTGGATGAGCCGTGTCCTGCAG GCCATAGACAGCATCCACCAGGTTGGGGTGTATTGTTTGGCTCTGGTGCCTGCCAACACACTTCCTAAGGCTCCTTTGGGCGGCATCCATATATCTGAAACCAAACAGCGCTTCCTGGAGGGTGCCTTGCATCCCTGCAATGTCCTCATGTGCCCTCACACATGTGTCACCAATCTGCCCAAGCCAAGACAAAAACAGCCTG AGGTTGGCCCCGCTTCTATGATAGTGGGAAACCTGGTGGCAGGCAAGAGGATAGCACAGGCCTGCGGCAGAGACATGGCACAACTAGAGGACAATGACCAG TTCCTCTACTTACAAGATGTACTACAGTGGAGAGCTCAGGCCACTCCAGACCATCCTCTGTTTCTCGTTCTCAATTCAAAG GGCACAGTGGCTAGCACAGCTTCCTGTCTACAGCTGCACAAGCGAGCAGAGCGGGTGGCAGCAGCGCTGATGGGACGGCTAAACACTGGAGACCATGTAGCACTTGTCTACCCACCAG GAATCGACCTGATCGCCACTTTCTACGGCTGCCTGTATGCTGGCTGTGTGCCCGTCACCGTCAGACCCCCACACCCACAGAATCTGGCTACCACCCTGCCCACTGTCAAAATGATTGTTGAG GTCAGTAAGTCAGTGTGCATCCTGACAACCCAAGCAATAACAAAGCTGCTGAAATCCAAAGAGGCTGCCGCTGCTGTGGACATCAAGAGCTGGCCCACAGTGCTGGACACAG ATGACCTTCCCAGGAAGAAGAGCCCTCAGATGTACAAGCCCCCGACCCCAGAAATGTTAGCCTACCTGGACTTCAGTGTGTCCACAACAGGCATCCTAGCAGGGGTCAAA ATGTCTCATGCAGCCACCAGTGCCTTGTGTCGCTCTATTAAACTGCAGTGTGAGCTGTACCCTTCTAGGCAGATCGCCATCTGTTTGGACCCTTACTGCGGCCTAGGATTTGctctctggtgtctctgcag CGTGTACTCTGGCCACCAGTCGATCCTGGTCCCTCCTCTGGAGTTGGAGAGCAATGCATCTCTCTGGCTTACTGCAGTCAGTCAGTACAAAGTTCGCGTCACCTTCTGCTCCTATTCGGTTATGGAAATGTGCACCAAGGGCCTTGGTTCACAGACAGAAGCACTGCGG CTGCGAAACGTGAACCTGTCTTGTGTTCGTACGTGCATGGTGGTAGCAGAGGAACGGCCACGCATTTCCCTCACTCAGTCTTTCTCAAAGATCTTCAAAGACCTGGGGCTTTCTCCACGAGCTGTCAGCACAACCTTTGGCTGCAGAGTCAATGTAGCGATCTGTTTGCAG CCCAACAGGTTAGGGAAACTGGCTGAGCAG ggCACGGCGGGACCGGACCCCACAACTGTGTATGTGGACATGAGAGCTCTACGGCACGACAG GGTTCGCCTTGTTGAGAGAGGGTCACCGCACAGCCTGCCACTGATGGAGTCTGGGAAG ATCCTCCCTGGAGTTAAAGTGATCATTGCCAACACAGAGACTAAAGGACCACTGGGAGACTCTCACCTTGGAGAG ATCTGGGTGAGCAGCCCTCACAATGCCACAGGCTACTACACAGTGTATGGGGAGGAAGCGCTGCATGCTGACCACTTCAACACCAAGTTAAGCTTCGGGGACACACAGACTGTCTGGGCAAGGACAGGCTACCTGGGCTTCCTGCGGCGGACTGAGCTGACCGATGCCAGCGGAG AGCGCCATGATGCCCTCTATGTGGTGGGCTCTCTCGATGAGACTCTGGAGCTGAGGGGGATGAGGTATCACCCAATTGACATTGAGACCTCTGTGATCCGTTCCCACAAGAGCATAGCTGAATG TGCGGTGTTCACATGGACCAACCTCCTCGTGGTGGTAGTGGAGCTTGAGGGTTCGGAGCAGGAGGCTCTGGACCTGGTGGCCCTGGTCACCAATGTGGTACTGGAGGAGCACTACCTCATTGTAggggtggtagtggtggtggacCCCGGCGTCATCCCCATCAACTCCCGAGGGGAAAAGCAGCGTATGCACCTCAGAGATGGATTCCTGGCTGACCAGCTGGACCCCATATATGTGGCTTACAACATGTGA